In Colletotrichum higginsianum IMI 349063 chromosome 3, whole genome shotgun sequence, a genomic segment contains:
- a CDS encoding Adenylosuccinate synthetase: MSGHTVIANGVSYDFHLLPSGLLHQECISLIGSGAVVHVPTFFKEMADLEAKGLKNIRERLLVSDRCHIITDCHIQVDGLEEQELGGNSIGTTKRGIGPTYSTMAARNGITISEMFDEEVFARKLRQLAQGFKKRFGDLLVYDVEDEITRFKQYREDLRTFVVDAVPIIADAQKNGNKILVEGAQAVMLDLNFGTYPYVTSSNTGLGGVFTGLGLNPKKINNIVGVVKSYTTRVGGGGFPTELLNETGEKLQKIGHEIGVSTGRSRRCGWLDLVVIKYSTDLNHYTALNLTKLDILDSFPTIKVAVAYKNKHTGEQFASFPADLKALEDAEVVYEEFEGWNTPTTGAKTFYDLPKQARAYVEFIEKFVGVKVVWIGTGPKREDLIFRGY; this comes from the exons ATGT CCGGTCACACCGTCATCGCCAATGGTGTCAGCTACGACTTCC aCCTTCTCCCCTCCGGTCTCCTGCACCAGGAGTGCATAAGTCTCATCGGatccggcgccgtcgtccacgtGCCGACCTTCTTCAAGGAGATGGCCGACCTCGAAGCCAAGGGCCTCAAGAACATCCGCGAGCGTCTCCTCGTGTCGGACCGCTGCCACATCATCACCGACTGCCATATCCAGGTCGACGGGttggaggagcaggagctgGGCGGTAACAGCATCGGCACCACCAAGCGCGGCATCGGCCCAACCTACAGCACCATGGCCGCCCGCAACGGCATCACCATCAGCGAGATgttcgacgaggaggtctTTGCGCGCAAGCTTCGCCAGCTCGCCCAGGGTTTCAAGAAGCGCTtcggcgacctcctcgtctaCGATGTCGAGGATGAGATCACCCGCTTCAAGCAGTACAGAGAGGACCTTCGC ACTTTTgttgtcgacgccgtccccatcatcgccgaTGCCCAGAAGAATGGCAACAAgatcctcgtcgagggcgcaCAGGCTGTCATGCTCGACCTGA ACTTCGGAACGTACCCCTACGTTACATCATCTAACACTGGCCTCGGCGGTGTTTTCACTGGT CTTGGCCTCAACCCCAAGAAGATCAACAACATCGTCGGTGTCGTCAAGAGCTACACGAcccgcgtcggcggcggtggcttcCCCACCGAGCTGCTCaacgagacgggcgagaagCTCCAGAAGATCGGCCACGAGATCGGCGTGTCGACGGGCCGCTCCCGCCGGTGCGGCTGGCTCGACCTGGTCGTGATCAAGTACTCGACGGACCTGAACCACTACACGGCGCTTAACCTTACCAagctcgacatcctcgactCGTTCCCGACCATCAAGGTGGCGGTTGCGTACAAGAACAAGCACACGGGCGAGCAGTTTGCGTCCTTCCCCGCGGACCTCAAGGCactcgaggatgccgaggtgGTCTACGAGGAGTTCGAGGGCTGGAACACGCCCACGACGGGCGCCAAGACGTTCTACGACCTGCCCAAGCAGGCCCGCGCGTACGTCGAGTTCATCGAGAAGTTTgtcggcgtcaaggtcgtctGGATCGGCACTGGCCCCAAAAGAGAGGACCTTATCTTCCGCGGGTACTAG
- a CDS encoding Carboxypeptidase 2 yields the protein MRFQQVATLGLLPAGLATAQLTYADNQPKVIRDSEAVAANFPEVEGVELFSPAFASPESVPSTFANGTSGPTDEATLDHFLRTLAARNEWMTYHNPDFKSEEGRSIPYVYLSNSNRVVDGLASHANASAPGKVRIWMQGGVHGNEPAGDQALLALLGKLDANATFRMSLKQAAQSENGS from the exons ATGCGTTTCCAGCAGGTAGCAACTCTGGGCCTGCTCCCCGCAGGTCTCGCGACGGCTCAGCTCACCTACGCGGACAACCAGCCCAAGGTCATCCGGGACAGCGAGGCCGTCGCAGCCAATTTCCCTGAAGttgagggcgtcgagctgTTCTCGCCCGCGTTCGCAAGCCCGGAGAGCGTGCCCAGCACCTTTGCCAATGGCACCAGCGGCCCGACGGACGAGGCGACTCTGG ACCACTTCCTGCGCACGCTCGCGGCGCGCAACGAGTGGATGACCTACCACAACCCCGACTTCAAGTCCGAAGAGGGCCGGTCGATCCCCTACGTCTACCTCTCGAACTCGAACCgtgtcgtcgacgggctCGCGTCCCacgccaacgccagcgcCCCCGGCAAGGTGCGCATCTGGATGCAGGGCGGCGTCCACGGCAACGAGCCGGCGGGCGACCAGGCCCTTCTCGCGCTGCTGGGCAAGCTGGACGCCAACGCCAC ATTCCGCATGTCACTGAAGCAGGCCGCCCAGAGCGAAAATGGCAGTTGA